A single window of Myxococcales bacterium DNA harbors:
- the rsmH gene encoding 16S rRNA (cytosine(1402)-N(4))-methyltransferase RsmH, with protein sequence MVAASIDETPSFEHVTVMAAEVVQALAPERGGVYLDVTAGGGGHSAAILSQAQNARVIAFDRDPVAVAAAQRRLAEFGERAMVVHSDMSEVGAWVRAAKLSDVRGVIADLGVSSEQLGDRERGMSFRNEGPLDMRMNPSAGETARELIESVSQDELADIIYQLGEERRSRRVAACIKQALAAGELETTLDLRRAVVRAVGPRRIGGIDPATRTFQALRIAVNRELEELRALLAALPSLLDPGGVAAIISFHSLEDRLVKRAFLERTTWQRLHKKPLIAADAERSENPRSRSAKLRAASRLPKEAA encoded by the coding sequence ATCGTGGCAGCGAGCATCGACGAAACCCCCAGCTTCGAACACGTCACGGTGATGGCGGCGGAGGTCGTGCAAGCGCTGGCTCCCGAGCGTGGCGGTGTCTACCTCGATGTCACCGCCGGCGGCGGCGGCCACTCCGCGGCGATCCTGTCCCAGGCGCAAAACGCCCGGGTAATTGCCTTCGATCGCGATCCCGTTGCGGTCGCCGCGGCCCAACGCCGGCTGGCCGAGTTCGGTGAACGCGCGATGGTGGTGCACTCGGACATGAGTGAGGTTGGTGCGTGGGTCCGCGCGGCGAAGCTCTCGGATGTGCGCGGTGTGATCGCGGATCTTGGTGTGAGCTCCGAGCAGCTCGGTGATCGCGAGCGCGGCATGAGCTTCCGCAACGAGGGCCCGCTCGACATGCGCATGAACCCGAGCGCGGGGGAGACGGCGCGAGAGTTGATCGAAAGCGTCAGCCAGGACGAGCTGGCAGACATCATCTATCAGCTCGGGGAAGAGCGGCGCTCACGGCGTGTGGCCGCGTGCATCAAACAAGCGCTCGCTGCCGGGGAGCTCGAGACGACACTCGACCTGCGGCGCGCCGTGGTACGGGCGGTCGGTCCGCGTCGCATTGGTGGTATCGATCCGGCAACGCGCACCTTCCAAGCGTTGCGCATCGCAGTGAACCGCGAGCTCGAAGAGCTGCGCGCGCTCTTGGCCGCGCTGCCGTCACTGCTCGACCCCGGCGGTGTGGCTGCCATCATCAGCTTTCACTCGCTGGAAGACCGCCTGGTGAAGCGTGCGTTCCTCGAGCGTACGACCTGGCAGCGTCTGCACAAGAAACCGCTGATCGCCGCCGACGCCGAGCGGTCCGAGAACCC